In Phycisphaerae bacterium RAS2, the DNA window GATCGTCGCGATGTTGAAGATGCGCCCGCCGAAGAAGTGCGAGCTGATCTGCTCGGCCCAGAGAATCACGCCGGTGATGCCCAGCAGCATCGTCCCCCAGAAGACGCCAAGGTACTCGAATTTTTCGGCAGGGCTGAAGCGCCCGAACGAAGGCCGATCCTTGCGCAGGAAGAGCAAATGCGCGAAGAGCTGCAGGGATTTCTTCGCGTCGTCCATCGAGATCCACATCGGCAGCCCGGTGAAAGCGGTGACCCATGGCGCGGGGTGGCCGTTGGTCATCAACTCCTGGGCGCGTTTTCGCAGAACAAAGAACACGTCGAGCATGTGCATCAGGAACCCAACGACCAGCGCGATGCCGGCCCAGTGATGAGTCACGCGCGCCGCGCCCAGGCCTCCGAACAGCCCGATCAACCACGCCGCCCAGTCGCGATCGGCGAACTTGAGCGGGAACCCGGTCACGACAAGCAGCACAAACAGCACCGTGAGAATCCAATGCTGCACACGGTGACGGACCTTGAAGCGCACCAGTTGCTGCGCGCCGACGGGATGCGCTTCAATGCGTTTGACCAGCTTGATCAGGCGCGGGTCGCCGTGGGCCGTGCGGCCGATGACGATTTGCAACAGATCGAGCAGCACGAGCAGGGCCGACGGGCCGAACGTGAGAATCGTCAGGACAATGAAGGTCGCGGCAATGGCGAATTCGAGCGTGCCTTGCGCCGCGGGCAGGTCGAGGTGTACGGCCATGTCGGCAATGGTCGGATCGGCGCCAGGGTGGCATTGAGTGCTGCGGCAGGAGTCTGCGATCTTGGAATGGTGGACGCTGGATCGCTCGTCGCGCTTGCCGAGCATGAGGTGGACATTTTCGCCGGCGCTGACGTGGCACGACAGGCAACTGGCGGTGGTCTCGTCGCCGAGCAGGGCGGCCTTGCCGTGAAAGCTGCGCACGAAGCTCGCAACGGATTGCGGGAGGCTGTGATCGGCGAGGACCTGCGGATCGCTGTGGCAGACGGCGCAGACCTGGGCGAGTTCGAGCGTCGAGCGCGCCGGTTGCAGGCGCGAGGTGACGTGCCGCATGAAGTAGTTGATGTCGGTCGGCAATTGCTGGCTGTGACAGACATCGCAGCGATCGAGCATCCGCTCGGAGAGGTCGGCAAACGCGGGGACGGCGATCGTCGGATCGCGGAAGATCGGTTCGTCGTGGCAATAGAGGCAGTTGGACTGCCCGTCGTTGAGCAGCGGCCCGCGGACGAACGTGAGTTTGGAGAGGACATCCCGCGTGTGAATGCTGCCCTCCAGCATGTCGGCAACGGGGGCGTGGCTGAACGGCTGCTCGGTGCCGGCCGGCCCGGCGAGGTGGCATTGGGTGGCGCAGTTGACGGGCGTCACCGGCTTGTGCGGAATGGTCGTGACTTCCTCACGGGCGTGGCAATCGGTGCAAGCGAGCCGCGCGTGCGGGCCTTTCATGTGGGTCGAGTAATCGGGATCGACGAAGTAAATGTGCGCGCGGCCGGTTTGCGGGTCGAGCCGGCTTAGGGCGCGGTACTGATGACAAAGAAGGCAATTGTCAGGATCGTCGGCACGGGTGGCCTGGGGAAGAGTGATCGCCGTCGACACGATCAGCATCGCGAGCGCGCGGCGAACCGGGGTCGCGTGGCGCTGATTCGGGGTGGCGGGTTGACCGAGGGCCATTGACCGCGAACGCCTCCGAGCGAGTTGCGGGCAAGTCGCGCGCCAACGGGCCGAACTTCTATGAGCTGCGCGCCACCCTGCAACGGGTGAACATTCCGCAAGATGCCGGGGCATTGTGCGCGATGGGGGGCACTCCGCAAAGTGCGCCGAATGCGGAATAGAGCCGAAGGGCTGCGCGATTGTTCGCAACCAAGTCGGATGTTTCCGCAGGCATGCCGGGTTGATGCCAGTTTTCCGCCCAGACCCGCAGTTGAGTCGCCGTGCAATCGAGGAAACTTTCACACTGCGCGGCCGGAAGTCGACAACGAGCGCGAAAACAGACGGCTTGATGCTTGTGGCACGGGGATTGCCGATTATATTGGCACGACCGCGCGGCAAGGCGACGAGCATCCGGCATGATGCGCTCGCAACGCCCGTCGCATGAGATGCTCGCGCGACACGTTGGATCGGTTCGAGGCATGAATCGTCTTTTCC includes these proteins:
- a CDS encoding formate dehydrogenase-O subunit gamma translates to MALGQPATPNQRHATPVRRALAMLIVSTAITLPQATRADDPDNCLLCHQYRALSRLDPQTGRAHIYFVDPDYSTHMKGPHARLACTDCHAREEVTTIPHKPVTPVNCATQCHLAGPAGTEQPFSHAPVADMLEGSIHTRDVLSKLTFVRGPLLNDGQSNCLYCHDEPIFRDPTIAVPAFADLSERMLDRCDVCHSQQLPTDINYFMRHVTSRLQPARSTLELAQVCAVCHSDPQVLADHSLPQSVASFVRSFHGKAALLGDETTASCLSCHVSAGENVHLMLGKRDERSSVHHSKIADSCRSTQCHPGADPTIADMAVHLDLPAAQGTLEFAIAATFIVLTILTFGPSALLVLLDLLQIVIGRTAHGDPRLIKLVKRIEAHPVGAQQLVRFKVRHRVQHWILTVLFVLLVVTGFPLKFADRDWAAWLIGLFGGLGAARVTHHWAGIALVVGFLMHMLDVFFVLRKRAQELMTNGHPAPWVTAFTGLPMWISMDDAKKSLQLFAHLLFLRKDRPSFGRFSPAEKFEYLGVFWGTMLLGITGVILWAEQISSHFFGGRIFNIATIAHTYEAFLAVIHVGILHIYNVILAPKVFPLSRATITGETPLPKLVEEHTDLIHEVASELGIAHPETGEHPEEGHHAV